The Montipora foliosa isolate CH-2021 chromosome 1, ASM3666993v2, whole genome shotgun sequence genome has a window encoding:
- the LOC137975419 gene encoding uncharacterized protein codes for MAGAASVFENKAIKGTPTFKDGGCPYIKLSQEPFIVEVKKCPAFQKDGCPFKNAKTIKECIAEFSKVPASHHEGVAYKALLDVLKAFHSESKKVEKEVGECPAFKTKDGCPFKSVKLSDGKPLVIPTEKLL; via the exons ATGGCAGGAGCAGCG AGTGTTTTCGAGAACAAAGCTATCAAAGGTACCCCCACATTTAAGGATGGCGGCTGCCCTTACATCAAGTTGTCACAAGAGCCTTTCATTGTGGAAGTGAAAAAGTGCCCTGCGTTTCAGAAAGATGGATGCCCCTTCAAAAATGCCAAGACCATCAAAGAATGTATTGCAGAATTTTCCAAGGTTCCAGCATCGCACCATGAGGGCGTAGCGTATAAAGCGCTGCTAGATGTCTTGAAGGCTTTTCATTCAGAATCCAAAAAGGTAGAGAAGGAAGTCGGCGAATGTCCTGCATTTAAAACAAAGGATGGTTGCCCATTCAAGTCAGTCAAGCTGAGCGACGGAAAGCCACTTGTGATTCCTACAGAAAAACTGCTCTAA